From the genome of Paratractidigestivibacter faecalis, one region includes:
- a CDS encoding argininosuccinate synthase domain-containing protein has translation MAEKEKVVLAYSGGLDTSVIVKWLQEEKNLDVIAICGNVGQDEKDLSWIKQKALDMGAIASEAVDMREEYAEKILSKAIWANGKYEGVYPLLSALSRPLISKHLVDIAHQYGAKYVAHGCTGKGNDQVRFETCIRALDPELEIIAPVRVWDLTTRDSEMEWAKQHGVPVPTTHKKPYSIDDNLWAAPSSAASLRTPGTSRPRTSGR, from the coding sequence CGTTATCGTCAAGTGGCTGCAGGAGGAGAAGAACCTCGACGTCATCGCCATCTGCGGCAACGTTGGCCAGGACGAGAAGGACCTCTCCTGGATCAAGCAGAAGGCCCTCGACATGGGCGCCATTGCCTCTGAGGCCGTCGACATGCGCGAGGAGTACGCCGAGAAGATCCTGTCCAAGGCCATCTGGGCCAACGGCAAGTACGAGGGCGTCTACCCGCTGCTCTCTGCCCTTTCTCGCCCGCTGATCTCCAAGCACCTCGTTGACATCGCCCACCAGTACGGCGCCAAGTACGTGGCCCACGGCTGCACCGGCAAGGGCAACGACCAGGTGCGCTTTGAGACCTGCATCCGCGCTCTCGACCCCGAGCTCGAGATCATCGCCCCGGTCCGCGTCTGGGACCTCACCACGCGTGACTCCGAGATGGAGTGGGCCAAGCAGCACGGCGTGCCCGTGCCCACCACGCACAAGAAGCCCTACTCCATCGACGACAATCTCTGGGCCGCGCCATCGAGTGCGGCGTCCTTGAGGACACCTGGAACAAGCCGCCCGCGGACATCTGGACGATGA